In Dama dama isolate Ldn47 chromosome X, ASM3311817v1, whole genome shotgun sequence, one genomic interval encodes:
- the LOC133052202 gene encoding late histone H2B.L4-like — MAEPSSENSEESLVTKETCTSEMEISEFSTPEPCDDEPRKAKKKTAKGRRRRRRRRCRRRRRCCRRRRGHSYRLNKSVSFATYFPRVLKQVHTGLSVSRETLNIMDSFVKDMFERIAEEAGRLTRSSKRCTIMSEDIQTAVRLLLPGEMGKYAVSAATKSVIRYITHK; from the coding sequence ATGGCTGAACCATCCTCTGAGAACTCTGAGGAAAGCCTGGTCACTAAAGAAACCTGCACCTCCGAAATGGAGATCTCCGAGTTCTCCACACCAGAGCCCTGTGATGACGAGCcaagaaaggcaaagaagaagacAGCTAAGGGCCGCCGTCGCCGTCGCCGTCGCCGTTGCCGTCGCCGTCGCCGTTGCTGTCGCCGTCGCCGTGGCCACTCCTACCGTCTGAACAAGTCTGTAAGCTTTGCCACCTATTTCCCCCGGGTGCTGAAGCAAGTGCACACAGGCCTGAGTGTTTCCCGCGAAACGTTAAACATCATGGACTCCTTCGTGAAGGATATGTTTGAGCGGATTGCCGAAGAGGCCGGGCGCCTGACCCGCTCCAGCAAGCGCTGTACCATCATGAGTGAGGACATCCAGACAGCTGTGCGTCTTCTGTTGCCTGGGGAGATGGGCAAGTATGCCGTGTCCGCGGCCACCAAATCGGTCATCAGATACATCACCCACAAATGA